Proteins encoded in a region of the Alphaproteobacteria bacterium genome:
- a CDS encoding ankyrin repeat domain-containing protein, whose protein sequence is MDQYYQNAIEEALKSNNMQEFRGILLSQRPKFISKEADYYHDKSILNLVMEYRNDDALRLLLDMGVSADNKGLCILSLAAEFASGETIKKLIETNPVQLKNGTWYISPMASAIVKSNVSAATVLLDEMTKEKKPKLPPQQILDLKYAFIRKCIREKEPDKLSQAISAFPEALHEEKDVSNSDNTSLLDVACTEKSEDALIQLIQAGQKFNNDSASLPLMYRAAEFAGYGAMKLVIGLGGDMNAQVGESKETALEISLQHNNFPAAIALLEHGAERSHRVDQYAQRLCFEAIKMPNNEVLKTLIDAYPHIIHKVGPAARTKSLILKACKVKNDAAIRILLNEGETFHIKPKKKHHHEKTPLQYAVTFASRDTIELFIHKGAVFKNMDTPKRSLVSYALRAKNLEVVTLLLKKGATINLKQLSVYNQAMGLDFIYKKDYEKLETLLSNNPGIFKHDRGGWQSNRNRFLYCAIQNKDEKALRILVEYGANVEENIEYILPCRLPFQATSDSIFLLIAPFASAKMIEYLISKGAIISAFTQIFTDAPYFPIEITSLPLYRALQNGNFDAAELLMKHDDRIKHLRDFGGKLGSTSLMERILSLNFPYEDKAGIISYIESQTSLKKIIHLNDGQFDGLANRFIHSFQSNHHIGSTIKWLHKMGANIEHNYGYNDIKSCNPAYYGNIPNTPLRHAFLTCNFEAFCALKELGATIDTAFLRRLAPSARLNGIDCHNFFAKYVASDFVNSLDYEALELAIFQRDREECNKLIRGGARIDYRDGNGNTLLHRVIKQNSSVSDMDAILDLILELGADINKQSNAGNSALHLAICFGTPKLVTFLLLRRAAVNIKNNKGNTPLHLAVLKNSIPKIDTLFQNGADVRIPNNKRRTPLVLAYSKHNPKEKAKKYLENLINDANHCDKRGQNKLHHLVVDNESLECVREWIKKGLDISKRDQFGYTPLHLAVLHQREKVAGELLKHNASCDAKDVCGATALHHAAILGNVKLVNLLMDHGSFINATDESGFTPLDYAIRGGDAEKCIAVEKILLERGGVYGNEEAIKDKLLEMQRANDEKYAPLRDQYAMDSMVCNFMNLNFYHSEVPHIKRSSTLDVINHLLGTHFNREDLENIKHIREEIIDSIKVKYAHIEDDLEKCHAFIKEATSSNGLNRFIVAQRIKYFEKKALSTHKTEVFKMPPIEPGKSPSQQELAYPRLR, encoded by the coding sequence ATGGATCAATATTATCAAAATGCGATTGAAGAAGCTCTTAAATCAAATAATATGCAGGAATTTAGAGGAATATTATTAAGTCAACGTCCGAAATTTATTAGCAAGGAAGCGGATTATTATCATGATAAAAGCATCCTGAATTTAGTCATGGAATATAGGAATGATGATGCGCTTAGGTTACTACTTGATATGGGCGTCTCAGCAGATAACAAAGGGCTATGCATTTTATCGTTAGCAGCCGAATTTGCCTCAGGTGAGACCATTAAAAAGCTGATAGAAACAAATCCCGTTCAATTAAAGAACGGTACATGGTATATTTCGCCAATGGCAAGCGCTATTGTAAAATCGAATGTTTCAGCAGCAACCGTTTTGCTGGATGAAATGACAAAGGAAAAAAAGCCAAAACTTCCTCCCCAACAAATTTTGGATCTTAAGTATGCGTTCATACGAAAATGTATCAGGGAGAAGGAGCCTGATAAACTTTCACAGGCCATTTCAGCTTTTCCTGAAGCGCTTCACGAGGAAAAGGATGTTTCTAACTCTGACAACACAAGCCTATTGGATGTTGCTTGCACAGAAAAATCTGAGGATGCACTAATCCAGCTTATCCAAGCAGGGCAAAAGTTCAATAACGACTCAGCAAGCTTGCCACTTATGTATAGGGCGGCGGAGTTCGCAGGCTATGGAGCTATGAAGCTTGTTATAGGGCTTGGTGGAGATATGAATGCCCAAGTGGGCGAAAGCAAAGAAACAGCGCTCGAAATTTCACTGCAACATAATAATTTTCCTGCGGCAATCGCACTTTTAGAGCATGGCGCAGAACGCTCCCACCGAGTAGATCAATATGCGCAACGATTATGCTTTGAAGCCATTAAAATGCCAAATAATGAGGTGCTTAAGACGTTGATCGATGCATATCCACACATCATTCATAAGGTTGGACCGGCGGCACGTACAAAAAGCCTTATCCTGAAGGCATGTAAAGTTAAAAATGATGCGGCCATTCGTATCCTACTCAATGAGGGAGAAACATTCCATATTAAGCCAAAAAAAAAGCATCATCATGAAAAAACGCCGCTGCAATATGCTGTTACATTTGCATCAAGGGATACGATTGAACTATTTATCCATAAGGGAGCTGTTTTTAAAAATATGGATACCCCCAAAAGATCACTTGTTTCTTATGCATTGCGCGCGAAAAATCTTGAAGTTGTGACATTACTCTTAAAAAAAGGGGCCACTATCAATCTAAAGCAACTATCGGTTTACAATCAAGCAATGGGATTAGATTTTATCTATAAAAAAGACTACGAAAAGCTTGAAACCTTATTATCAAATAATCCAGGCATTTTCAAACATGACCGTGGTGGCTGGCAATCTAACCGCAATCGATTTCTGTATTGTGCAATCCAGAATAAGGATGAAAAGGCATTACGAATACTCGTAGAGTATGGAGCAAATGTTGAAGAAAACATAGAATACATTCTTCCCTGCAGATTACCCTTTCAAGCAACGAGTGATAGTATATTTTTATTAATAGCCCCTTTTGCCAGTGCAAAGATGATCGAGTATCTTATTTCAAAAGGAGCCATTATAAGTGCATTTACTCAGATATTCACTGATGCACCTTATTTTCCCATAGAGATAACCAGTTTACCTCTTTATCGTGCACTTCAAAATGGAAACTTCGACGCAGCAGAGTTGTTGATGAAGCATGATGACAGGATCAAACATTTGAGAGATTTTGGAGGAAAACTTGGCAGTACATCATTAATGGAACGCATTTTAAGTTTGAATTTTCCATACGAGGATAAGGCAGGAATCATTTCATATATCGAGTCTCAAACCTCTCTCAAGAAAATTATACATTTAAACGATGGGCAATTTGATGGTTTGGCGAACCGCTTCATCCATTCATTTCAGTCTAATCATCATATAGGCTCAACCATCAAATGGCTTCACAAAATGGGAGCTAATATTGAACATAATTATGGATATAACGATATTAAAAGTTGTAATCCAGCGTATTATGGAAATATTCCCAATACACCACTGCGTCATGCCTTCCTAACGTGTAATTTCGAGGCCTTCTGTGCGTTAAAGGAACTAGGTGCTACTATAGACACTGCGTTCCTTCGTCGGCTAGCACCCTCAGCGCGTCTCAATGGCATTGACTGCCATAATTTTTTTGCGAAGTATGTGGCAAGCGATTTCGTAAACTCTCTTGATTATGAAGCACTAGAACTCGCTATTTTTCAAAGAGATCGCGAAGAATGTAACAAACTGATTCGAGGCGGCGCACGTATTGATTATCGCGACGGTAACGGGAACACTCTGTTGCATCGTGTGATAAAGCAAAATAGTAGTGTTAGCGATATGGACGCTATTCTTGATTTAATTCTTGAATTAGGTGCAGATATCAATAAACAGTCGAATGCTGGAAACTCAGCCTTGCATTTGGCTATATGCTTCGGCACCCCAAAACTTGTGACTTTCCTACTCCTAAGAAGGGCCGCTGTTAACATTAAGAATAATAAAGGTAATACCCCACTGCATTTGGCTGTGTTGAAAAACAGCATACCTAAAATCGACACGCTCTTTCAAAACGGAGCAGATGTTAGGATACCAAATAACAAAAGAAGAACTCCGCTTGTTCTTGCCTACAGCAAACACAATCCGAAAGAGAAGGCAAAAAAATACCTTGAAAATTTAATCAATGATGCCAACCATTGTGATAAACGGGGCCAAAATAAACTCCATCATTTAGTTGTAGATAATGAAAGTCTTGAGTGTGTCCGCGAATGGATTAAAAAAGGACTGGATATTTCAAAACGAGATCAATTCGGATATACACCACTTCATCTTGCTGTCTTACACCAAAGAGAAAAAGTCGCTGGGGAGCTGCTTAAACATAATGCCTCTTGCGATGCTAAAGATGTATGTGGTGCCACAGCTTTGCACCATGCTGCAATATTAGGCAATGTTAAGCTTGTTAATCTGCTAATGGATCACGGATCTTTTATTAATGCTACTGATGAATCTGGCTTTACGCCACTCGATTATGCTATCAGAGGTGGAGACGCTGAGAAGTGCATCGCAGTTGAAAAAATCCTTCTAGAAAGAGGAGGTGTTTACGGCAATGAGGAGGCGATTAAAGATAAGCTCTTGGAAATGCAACGAGCGAATGATGAAAAATACGCTCCACTCCGGGATCAATATGCTATGGATTCGATGGTCTGTAATTTCATGAATCTCAATTTCTACCATTCGGAAGTCCCACATATCAAACGTAGTTCGACTTTGGATGTTATCAATCACCTACTGGGCACTCATTTTAACCGCGAGGATCTTGAAAATATAAAACATATCCGTGAAGAGATAATCGATTCCATCAAGGTCAAATATGCTCACATTGAAGACGATCTCGAAAAATGTCATGCCTTTATTAAGGAAGCCACCAGCAGCAATGGCTTGAATCGTTTCATTGTTGCGCAACGGATAAAATATTTTGAAAAAAAAGCGTTATCTACCCACAAAACCGAGGTCTTTAAAATGCCGCCGATCGAGCCTGGAAAAAGTCCTTCCCAGCAGGAATTAGCTTACCCAAGGTTGAGGTAG
- a CDS encoding ankyrin repeat domain-containing protein: MPLPSSTHNDNALKMVILVGSKMPSDHIKSLKAACKQLPDGSYTIIGNGQDDISDKEVKALEGKIGPQTQIHILAHGSVNDKGEHACLLMRKKQPTKEIFEKISALSPSPSPEQPSGSQLNRTQVHLWSCYGGAAAKSVDVLKNAVLVTHARRDTISVVLVSVDGMIGYINRKKDAVPLLTEFYHNATIAPETQTLVLRDPAITINCYPPSTPIVSKEAAAKHLSNLRDDLIVAYSNSLQESSPDVNIKDEIANIQRINLSDTVLQKYIEGSNYSNLMARMSSPDFTDKTSLKDYESLLPYFNSKGNFVLCKTLLEHGADPNVRSEDGMPLLHQAIHDERQMNLLLLHGADPSVTMNGLTAYDMAKQEDSRACSAILERFKENKVYWAAENKIEIDISQHLATNTNLNARYGEEQKTLLHLYAEQGNVKNIEVLLERGADAGIQDGEGKAALHLAAESGHLGAVQLLVEGRDVNQIDGQGLSPLYFAASNGHKDIVRYLIVEGADMRSGFEEQNLMHLSVRNNLPYSFSCCLKEGSFIDERDYYGQTPLHIAVEEGNLKCIQYSASKGENLDMTDSDGRTLLHTAVICSKEHIAKYLIKKAKLDVNSKDNNNNTPLHYAVVYNNDYIMRNLMDHPQINLNVKDELGNTPLHIAVSYGNTELVTKLLEKGADPTLTNNDNKTPMSLAEALKQKSLVEVLKNSSASHLQHNALSLDFEGLDLISGYEVEPPAKASIEPTNRLKPIKKLPFTEQTKNKDKPIGR, from the coding sequence ATGCCTCTCCCTTCCTCAACACACAACGACAATGCTTTGAAGATGGTGATCCTGGTTGGATCAAAAATGCCTTCAGATCATATCAAAAGCCTAAAAGCGGCTTGTAAGCAGCTCCCAGATGGGAGTTATACCATAATTGGTAATGGACAAGACGATATTAGTGATAAGGAAGTTAAAGCACTAGAAGGAAAAATTGGTCCGCAGACCCAAATTCATATTTTGGCACACGGTTCTGTTAATGATAAAGGAGAGCATGCTTGTCTTCTGATGAGAAAGAAACAACCAACAAAGGAGATTTTTGAAAAAATTTCTGCTCTATCTCCCAGCCCTTCCCCTGAGCAGCCATCTGGATCTCAACTTAATCGCACGCAGGTTCATCTATGGAGTTGTTACGGAGGAGCTGCTGCAAAGTCTGTGGATGTGCTCAAGAATGCCGTTCTTGTCACGCATGCCAGAAGGGATACTATTTCTGTCGTATTGGTAAGCGTGGATGGAATGATCGGATATATTAACAGGAAGAAAGATGCAGTGCCTCTATTGACGGAATTCTATCACAATGCAACCATTGCTCCCGAAACGCAGACATTAGTGCTAAGAGACCCTGCAATAACCATTAACTGCTATCCTCCTTCAACTCCTATTGTATCGAAAGAGGCCGCCGCTAAGCATTTATCAAATCTACGAGATGACTTGATTGTAGCCTACTCGAATTCTTTACAGGAATCATCACCGGACGTCAATATTAAGGATGAAATAGCTAATATCCAACGTATAAACCTTTCCGATACCGTTCTTCAAAAATATATAGAAGGATCAAATTACAGTAATTTGATGGCAAGAATGAGTTCTCCCGATTTTACCGACAAGACTAGTTTAAAAGATTATGAATCATTGCTACCTTACTTTAATAGCAAAGGTAATTTTGTATTATGTAAGACTCTACTTGAGCACGGTGCGGATCCGAATGTTCGATCAGAAGATGGTATGCCTCTATTACATCAAGCTATCCATGATGAGAGACAAATGAATCTCTTGCTACTTCATGGAGCAGACCCATCTGTTACTATGAATGGTCTAACCGCTTATGATATGGCTAAGCAAGAAGATAGTCGAGCATGCTCTGCTATTTTAGAGAGATTCAAGGAAAATAAAGTGTATTGGGCAGCAGAGAATAAAATTGAAATTGATATATCTCAGCATTTAGCTACAAATACGAATCTTAATGCACGTTATGGAGAGGAGCAGAAAACGTTACTCCATTTGTATGCAGAACAAGGAAATGTAAAGAATATAGAGGTGCTTTTAGAAAGGGGAGCGGATGCTGGAATACAAGACGGCGAAGGGAAGGCAGCCCTTCATTTAGCCGCCGAAAGCGGTCATCTTGGGGCTGTACAATTATTAGTAGAGGGTAGAGATGTAAACCAGATTGATGGACAAGGTTTATCGCCTTTATATTTTGCGGCAAGCAATGGTCATAAGGATATAGTAAGATATCTAATCGTTGAAGGAGCAGACATGAGGAGCGGATTTGAAGAACAAAACCTTATGCACTTATCTGTAAGAAATAATTTACCATATAGTTTCAGTTGTTGTTTAAAGGAAGGGTCGTTTATTGATGAGCGTGATTATTACGGTCAAACACCCTTACATATTGCTGTTGAGGAAGGAAATTTAAAGTGCATACAATATTCTGCATCAAAGGGAGAAAATTTGGATATGACCGATAGTGATGGACGTACACTACTTCATACCGCCGTAATTTGTTCTAAAGAACATATAGCAAAGTATTTAATAAAAAAGGCGAAACTTGATGTAAATTCTAAAGACAATAATAACAATACTCCATTGCATTATGCAGTTGTTTATAATAATGATTATATAATGCGTAATTTGATGGATCATCCACAAATAAACCTCAATGTCAAAGACGAGCTTGGGAATACACCATTACATATCGCTGTCAGTTACGGCAACACAGAATTAGTTACCAAATTACTGGAAAAAGGTGCAGATCCAACCCTCACCAATAACGATAATAAGACTCCAATGAGCCTAGCTGAAGCCTTAAAGCAGAAATCTCTGGTAGAAGTGCTGAAAAACTCTTCAGCATCACACTTGCAACATAATGCACTTAGTCTTGATTTTGAGGGTCTTGATTTGATATCAGGCTATGAAGTAGAACCTCCCGCAAAAGCAAGCATAGAACCAACCAACCGCCTTAAACCTATAAAAAAGTTGCCTTTTACAGAGCAAACTAAGAATAAAGATAAACCTATCGGGCGTTAA
- the murJ gene encoding murein biosynthesis integral membrane protein MurJ — MSIIKHATTVGGLTLLSRIAGFIRDMFVAAILGTGFLADAYVVAFRLPNLFRRLFAEGAFNAAFIPLFSKELVGNGKERAQQVAESIFSFMLGVLLIFTLAIELIMPWFMVVMAPGFMKHPQTFELAIVLTRITFPYLMFISLVALLTGILNSLHRFTAGAFAPVLLNVCMVIAIIVLTPFTPTAAHALAIGIFVAGLVQFAYLFWCMKKANFSLKIRWPHITPEVSLLLKRMIPGIIGSGVGQINVTVDQLIATLIPSAVSFLYYADRLHQFPLAIIGTAVGTALLPMLAQSIRLGDHQNTQDIQNRSLELAILLTLPAAAALFVISDWIIGGIYERGAFTHMDTINTSHALIAFAVGLPAMVMVKVLTPGFFARDDTSSPIKIACICIVLNIVFNLMLTPFLKHVGIALATSISAWCNAGMLAWKLHKRNFLVFDQQLKTRTLRIIFSTGLMVASLILTNMALFHLRLHMTIPKEVGLVTLCGIGGITFLVSVILFKGVVLSEFKTAFSRKSIQASTGQAQSDNTQMV; from the coding sequence ATGAGTATTATTAAACATGCAACCACTGTAGGCGGCCTCACGTTACTTTCGCGTATAGCCGGCTTTATCCGTGATATGTTTGTGGCCGCTATCCTGGGTACCGGTTTTTTAGCCGATGCCTATGTGGTTGCCTTCCGCCTGCCGAACCTGTTTAGGAGGCTGTTTGCCGAAGGGGCATTTAATGCCGCCTTTATCCCGCTTTTTTCTAAAGAACTGGTGGGAAACGGCAAGGAACGGGCACAGCAAGTAGCTGAAAGTATTTTTTCATTTATGTTAGGTGTGTTGCTTATTTTTACCCTGGCTATTGAACTGATCATGCCCTGGTTTATGGTGGTAATGGCACCTGGGTTTATGAAGCACCCGCAAACCTTTGAACTGGCCATTGTGCTGACCAGGATCACCTTCCCTTACCTGATGTTTATCTCGCTGGTAGCGTTGCTTACGGGCATTCTTAACAGCCTGCACCGCTTTACAGCTGGAGCGTTTGCGCCGGTATTGCTTAATGTGTGCATGGTGATTGCCATTATTGTGCTCACTCCCTTCACTCCTACGGCAGCCCATGCGCTGGCTATTGGTATTTTTGTGGCGGGACTCGTACAGTTTGCATATTTATTTTGGTGCATGAAAAAGGCTAATTTTTCACTGAAAATTCGCTGGCCACATATCACGCCAGAGGTTTCACTTCTGCTCAAACGGATGATACCTGGTATTATTGGCTCTGGCGTTGGACAAATCAATGTGACCGTGGATCAGTTGATCGCCACACTCATTCCCAGCGCTGTTTCCTTTTTATATTATGCCGATAGGTTGCATCAATTTCCCTTGGCCATTATCGGTACGGCAGTCGGTACAGCTCTTTTGCCGATGCTGGCACAATCGATCCGCCTGGGTGATCATCAAAACACCCAGGATATCCAAAACCGCAGCCTCGAATTAGCCATACTTTTAACATTACCAGCGGCAGCGGCCTTGTTTGTGATTTCCGATTGGATCATTGGTGGCATTTATGAACGCGGTGCCTTTACCCATATGGATACCATCAACACCTCCCATGCATTAATTGCTTTTGCTGTTGGCTTACCAGCAATGGTCATGGTTAAAGTATTGACCCCTGGATTCTTTGCCCGCGACGACACCTCTAGCCCCATCAAAATTGCATGTATCTGCATTGTGCTGAATATTGTTTTCAACCTTATGCTGACACCCTTTTTAAAACATGTAGGAATTGCCTTGGCAACCAGTATTTCAGCCTGGTGCAATGCCGGTATGCTTGCCTGGAAACTGCATAAACGTAATTTCCTGGTGTTTGACCAGCAGCTTAAAACCAGAACGTTGCGAATTATCTTTTCTACCGGCTTGATGGTCGCATCGCTTATTCTTACCAATATGGCACTCTTTCACCTGCGCCTGCACATGACGATTCCCAAGGAAGTCGGGCTGGTTACCCTTTGCGGTATTGGAGGGATCACTTTCCTAGTGAGCGTGATCCTGTTTAAGGGAGTGGTGCTGTCTGAATTTAAAACAGCGTTTTCCCGTAAATCAATCCAAGCATCAACAGGCCAAGCACAATCCGATAATACGCAAATGGTGTAA
- a CDS encoding undecaprenyl-diphosphate phosphatase, which translates to MSSITAGYAVLLGVVEGLTEFIPVSSTGHLILVTDLLKLNNPTSHVFEIAIQLGAICAVLWAYMQKIWHVSVSITKESASRMFVRNLLLAFIPSVVFGLIFHDFIEEKLFNPTVVSISLIIGGLIIIFIERLKMNPLFYTVESVSWKKSMGIGFCQVLAMIPGTSRSGATIMGALVMGLDRKAATEFSFFLAVPTMLAATTLDMYKSRHELTADSLEMIGIGFVTAFIAALFVVKALIRFVSTRGFTPFAYYRIVLGLLMLGLIYGKTLF; encoded by the coding sequence ATGTCGAGTATTACTGCCGGTTATGCTGTTTTGTTGGGGGTTGTTGAGGGATTGACGGAATTTATACCAGTGTCTTCAACTGGGCATTTAATTCTGGTAACAGATCTGTTAAAATTGAATAATCCTACCAGCCATGTGTTTGAAATAGCCATTCAATTGGGAGCAATCTGTGCCGTTTTATGGGCGTATATGCAAAAAATCTGGCATGTTAGCGTTTCCATTACCAAAGAATCAGCCTCACGAATGTTTGTGCGCAACCTGTTATTGGCCTTTATTCCTTCGGTTGTCTTTGGTTTGATATTTCATGATTTTATTGAAGAAAAATTATTCAATCCTACGGTGGTATCGATAAGTTTAATTATCGGTGGATTGATTATTATTTTTATCGAACGTTTAAAAATGAATCCTCTATTTTATACGGTAGAATCAGTCTCGTGGAAAAAGTCGATGGGAATTGGATTCTGCCAGGTTTTAGCAATGATCCCGGGTACGTCGCGTTCGGGGGCTACGATTATGGGCGCCCTGGTGATGGGGCTGGACCGTAAGGCTGCGACCGAGTTCTCTTTCTTTTTAGCGGTTCCTACGATGCTGGCGGCAACCACACTTGATATGTATAAAAGCCGGCACGAGCTTACCGCCGATAGTCTGGAAATGATCGGCATTGGTTTCGTAACGGCTTTTATAGCGGCGCTTTTTGTCGTTAAAGCGTTAATCCGTTTTGTCAGTACCCGGGGGTTTACACCATTTGCGTATTATCGGATTGTGCTTGGCCTGTTGATGCTTGGATTGATTTACGGGAAAACGCTGTTTTAA
- a CDS encoding FAD-binding oxidoreductase: MALTNSVKLIKLLLEYEVSTLEKFRILRDSYLLLPVNSLMSSQHFPLPPQQFISRSDLLEKMKEIVGKKNVLEKNIQRYVKSYRDPRGIEHEGKALCVLMPGTLEELSTIQKFLYGKGLHETGKIIGYVQQGGNTGLTGASTPNNGEIVISLERLNKITNLNTAERTIYVEAGTTLQEIQNFLDTEKTDGECPIAHGIDQVTTLGGAIMTRGSGSESMRKKDSAEPVRGYCFVLPDGTVIFNDSQVYKRNSFPHFEQMWYGSQGVYGTLAGCVLTYLPKIQEERTLIISAPRYDLEAILNVINGYYKQYLQSVELLSNTTLSILETQSPDGFKSCFGSMESIPNDALMLKFYNESTSKEVITDVINNFTGKIIKLNPHIDIKPLSAEQQKVAWNLRRHVASFTKQYIAAKEAFLIPLDISIPFQEVKQERDDFTQRFRNILETLNIHFDISEFCHAGDSGAHINVIIYGQYTDKEKNLLVSLVKQIGYRINADLNGSCGAEHGVGPDNIKYVMQYEISASILRTLTLLRMMHDPFNQCSAAASIDSVKLEELIRVQEKIISDLQMDMHDPLNRNIMLSGCSANDANSGIDSESALDSGAHSDQWKQRLSVILGHLSGPGEQPWTKKVSKQPANGTGSVRQQSI; this comes from the coding sequence ATGGCATTAACTAATTCAGTAAAATTAATAAAATTATTATTAGAATATGAGGTGTCAACTTTAGAAAAATTTAGAATATTAAGAGATTCGTACCTATTATTGCCAGTAAATTCTTTGATGAGCAGTCAACATTTCCCTTTGCCACCGCAACAATTTATCTCCAGAAGCGATCTCTTAGAAAAGATGAAGGAAATTGTAGGCAAGAAAAATGTTCTGGAGAAAAATATTCAACGCTATGTTAAAAGTTATAGGGATCCTCGCGGAATAGAGCATGAAGGGAAAGCATTATGCGTTTTAATGCCAGGTACTCTTGAGGAGCTATCAACTATCCAGAAATTTTTATACGGAAAAGGATTACATGAAACAGGAAAAATTATTGGCTATGTTCAACAAGGGGGCAATACAGGATTAACCGGTGCGTCTACTCCCAATAACGGGGAAATAGTCATTAGTTTAGAGCGTTTAAATAAAATTACGAATTTAAATACAGCGGAACGCACTATTTACGTTGAAGCGGGTACGACTCTTCAGGAAATACAGAATTTTTTGGATACCGAGAAAACAGATGGCGAATGCCCCATTGCCCATGGCATTGATCAGGTTACCACACTCGGGGGGGCAATTATGACTCGAGGCAGTGGTTCAGAATCAATGAGAAAAAAAGATTCGGCAGAACCTGTACGCGGGTACTGTTTTGTTTTACCCGATGGAACCGTTATTTTCAATGATAGCCAAGTCTATAAGAGAAATTCATTTCCCCATTTTGAACAAATGTGGTACGGATCACAAGGCGTTTATGGAACGTTAGCTGGTTGTGTACTGACCTATCTCCCTAAAATTCAAGAGGAAAGAACGCTTATTATCAGTGCCCCACGGTATGATTTAGAGGCAATTTTAAACGTCATTAACGGTTACTATAAACAATATTTGCAGTCGGTTGAATTGCTGTCAAATACGACACTTTCTATTTTGGAAACTCAATCACCAGATGGTTTTAAAAGTTGTTTTGGTTCGATGGAATCCATACCAAATGATGCCTTGATGCTCAAGTTCTATAATGAATCAACAAGCAAAGAGGTGATTACGGATGTTATCAATAATTTTACAGGTAAGATTATCAAATTAAACCCTCATATAGACATAAAGCCACTTTCTGCTGAGCAACAAAAAGTAGCCTGGAATTTGCGCCGTCACGTTGCCTCTTTTACCAAGCAATATATTGCCGCCAAAGAGGCATTTCTAATTCCTTTAGATATATCAATTCCTTTCCAGGAAGTGAAGCAGGAAAGGGATGATTTTACTCAAAGATTCCGTAACATATTGGAGACATTAAACATTCATTTTGATATATCTGAATTTTGTCATGCGGGGGATAGTGGTGCCCACATCAATGTTATTATATATGGTCAATACACCGATAAAGAAAAAAATCTGCTTGTCTCGCTTGTTAAACAGATTGGTTATAGAATTAATGCCGATTTAAATGGGAGTTGTGGTGCAGAACATGGAGTTGGTCCTGATAACATCAAGTATGTCATGCAATATGAGATTTCTGCTTCAATTCTGCGTACATTGACCTTGTTGCGTATGATGCATGATCCTTTTAATCAATGCTCTGCAGCGGCATCAATTGATAGTGTTAAGTTAGAAGAACTCATTCGAGTTCAGGAAAAAATTATTTCTGATTTGCAGATGGATATGCATGATCCGTTGAATCGAAATATAATGCTTAGTGGGTGCAGCGCAAATGACGCTAATTCTGGGATTGATAGTGAGAGTGCTCTTGATAGTGGTGCTCATAGTGATCAATGGAAGCAAAGACTGTCTGTCATTCTTGGACATTTATCAGGACCAGGTGAACAACCATGGACAAAAAAAGTAAGCAAACAGCCTGCAAATGGGACTGGTTCTGTTCGGCAACAGAGTATCTAG
- a CDS encoding heme-binding protein, with amino-acid sequence MIAGLAVIGAAAWGPLVSSKVEQATYDVVESQGDIQIRDYGPLIVAEADVSGERKEAINKGFRIIADYIFGNNAPKQNVAMTAPVIQQPAEKIAMTTPVTQTGAGNRWKVRFVMPSTYTMDTLPKPNNDAVTLEKIPGKRFVVIRFSGMAGEDSLKQQTDALNTFIKDKKLEPLSQATYAFFNPPWTLPFLRRNEVMVEVAK; translated from the coding sequence ATGATCGCAGGTTTAGCCGTTATTGGCGCAGCAGCATGGGGGCCGTTGGTGAGTAGTAAAGTCGAGCAAGCAACGTATGACGTCGTGGAATCGCAAGGCGATATTCAAATCCGCGATTATGGCCCGTTGATCGTGGCCGAAGCGGACGTATCGGGCGAGCGCAAGGAGGCTATCAATAAGGGTTTCCGTATCATCGCCGATTATATCTTCGGCAACAACGCTCCAAAACAGAATGTAGCGATGACCGCGCCCGTTATTCAGCAACCCGCCGAGAAAATAGCCATGACGACACCGGTTACACAAACTGGTGCAGGCAATCGTTGGAAAGTACGCTTTGTTATGCCCTCCACATACACGATGGACACGCTACCAAAGCCCAATAATGATGCGGTAACGTTGGAAAAAATTCCGGGCAAGCGTTTCGTTGTCATACGGTTTTCTGGAATGGCTGGCGAAGATAGCCTCAAACAACAGACGGATGCATTAAACACCTTCATCAAGGATAAAAAACTTGAGCCACTATCGCAAGCCACGTATGCCTTCTTCAATCCACCGTGGACGCTGCCTTTCCTCCGCCGCAATGAAGTGATGGTGGAAGTCGCTAAATAG